One Owenweeksia hongkongensis DSM 17368 genomic region harbors:
- a CDS encoding Crp/Fnr family transcriptional regulator — protein MNKINVKKKQILQSKGNLHSQAYIVESGLLRSYTIDENGKEHIFMFGPEGWIVTDYAAADEPCDLYIDALEDSVVIQIEKNTELEIDHKKIVKRMRVLQRRVVMLMSASVIERYAHFISTYPTIAQRVPQYMIASYLGITPEALSAAKSQHLKHLK, from the coding sequence ATGAATAAAATCAATGTAAAAAAGAAGCAAATCCTGCAAAGTAAAGGTAACCTGCATAGTCAGGCATATATTGTAGAATCTGGTTTACTCAGAAGTTATACCATTGATGAAAATGGGAAAGAACATATTTTTATGTTCGGCCCTGAGGGGTGGATAGTTACCGACTATGCTGCCGCAGATGAACCTTGCGATTTGTACATTGATGCCTTAGAAGATTCTGTGGTTATACAAATTGAAAAAAACACCGAGTTAGAAATTGACCACAAAAAAATCGTAAAGCGAATGAGGGTGCTGCAAAGAAGAGTTGTTATGCTCATGAGCGCATCTGTAATTGAACGCTACGCCCACTTTATTTCAACCTACCCTACCATTGCACAAAGGGTACCTCAATACATGATTGCATCCTATCTGGGGATTACCCCCGAAGCATTGAGTGCTGCCAAAAGTCAGCACCTTAAGCATCTAAAATAG
- the katG gene encoding catalase/peroxidase HPI, with protein MKRIILFSVTLLALSAYAQPSTGDISKCPVMHGSAASAGVTNEPKLHGTTNKDWWPNQLDLSVLRQNSSLSNPMGEDFDYREAFNSLDYEAVKKDLREVMTQSQDWWPADFGHYGPLFVRMAWHSAGTYRTGDGRGGSREGQQRFAPLNSWPDNVNLDKARRLIWPVKQKYGNKISWADLMILTGNVALEDMGFETIGFSGGREDMWEPRSTVYWGSETKWLDDQRYSGDRQLETPLAAVQMGLIYVNPEGPNGNPDPVAAAIDIRETFGRMGMNDEETVALIAGGHSFGKTHGAGDASHVGADPEAADIIDQGFGWKSSYNSGKGTDAISSGLEVTWTSTPAKWSHDFFESLYATDWELTKSPAGAHQWVAKDPAFMVPDAFDETKGHKPTMLTTDLSLRYDSAYGVISKRFLDNPEEFEKAFAKAWFKLTHRDMGPSSLYLGPEVPKEEFIWQDPIPALDHTVIDANDIADLKSKILESGLTTSELVSTAWASASTFRGSDMKGGANGARIRLEPQRSWEANNPEQLEKVLKKLEKIQKKFNSKSEGKKVSMADLIVLGGSAAVEKAANDAGYDIEVPFTPGRMDATQEQTDVEGMAVLEPMADGFRSYLKTQYAIPTEALLVDKAQMLNLTAPEMTVLVGGMRALDANYDHSGYGILTSTPGTLNNDFFVNLLDMSTKWEAASENKEIFEGKDRATGETKWTATRADLIFGSNSELRALAEVYASNDAKEKFVNDFVAAWTKVMTLDRFDLL; from the coding sequence ATGAAAAGAATCATATTATTTTCAGTAACGCTCCTAGCCTTATCGGCATACGCACAACCCAGCACTGGTGACATTTCAAAATGTCCGGTAATGCATGGAAGCGCTGCCTCGGCAGGAGTTACCAATGAACCAAAACTACACGGAACTACCAATAAAGACTGGTGGCCAAACCAATTAGACTTAAGCGTACTTAGACAAAACTCTTCTCTTTCTAACCCCATGGGTGAGGATTTTGATTATAGAGAAGCCTTTAACAGCCTGGATTACGAAGCAGTAAAAAAAGATTTACGCGAAGTAATGACTCAATCTCAGGACTGGTGGCCGGCAGACTTTGGACACTACGGCCCATTGTTTGTCCGCATGGCTTGGCACAGTGCCGGAACTTATCGTACGGGTGACGGCCGTGGAGGCTCACGTGAAGGACAACAGCGCTTTGCCCCACTCAATAGCTGGCCCGATAACGTAAATCTTGACAAAGCGCGCAGGCTGATATGGCCTGTGAAGCAGAAATACGGAAATAAAATTTCTTGGGCTGACCTTATGATCCTTACTGGAAATGTAGCTTTAGAAGATATGGGCTTCGAAACCATAGGTTTTAGTGGAGGTCGTGAAGATATGTGGGAACCACGCAGCACTGTATACTGGGGTTCTGAAACCAAATGGCTTGATGACCAACGTTATTCTGGCGATCGCCAATTAGAAACACCATTGGCAGCGGTGCAAATGGGGCTTATTTATGTAAACCCAGAAGGCCCTAATGGAAATCCTGATCCGGTAGCTGCAGCAATTGATATTCGTGAAACTTTTGGCAGAATGGGTATGAACGATGAAGAAACCGTAGCGCTTATTGCTGGTGGTCATTCTTTTGGAAAAACACATGGTGCAGGTGATGCTTCACATGTAGGTGCCGACCCCGAAGCTGCTGACATTATTGATCAAGGTTTTGGTTGGAAAAGCTCTTATAATTCAGGAAAGGGAACGGATGCTATTTCCTCAGGTTTAGAAGTAACCTGGACCTCTACCCCGGCCAAATGGAGTCATGACTTTTTTGAAAGCCTATATGCTACAGATTGGGAATTGACTAAAAGCCCTGCTGGTGCTCATCAATGGGTGGCCAAAGATCCTGCCTTTATGGTACCCGATGCTTTTGATGAAACTAAAGGTCATAAACCAACTATGCTTACCACCGATTTATCACTTCGTTATGATTCGGCTTATGGAGTTATTTCAAAGCGATTTTTGGACAACCCAGAAGAATTTGAAAAAGCTTTCGCTAAAGCCTGGTTCAAACTTACCCACCGCGACATGGGACCAAGCTCATTATACCTAGGTCCAGAAGTGCCAAAAGAAGAATTTATCTGGCAAGATCCTATTCCTGCTTTAGATCATACAGTAATTGATGCCAATGATATTGCTGACTTAAAGTCAAAAATTTTGGAATCGGGACTTACTACTAGCGAACTGGTAAGTACGGCTTGGGCTTCTGCTTCTACCTTTCGTGGTAGCGATATGAAAGGTGGTGCAAACGGTGCCCGCATTAGGCTTGAGCCACAAAGAAGCTGGGAAGCTAACAATCCTGAACAATTGGAAAAGGTGTTGAAGAAGCTGGAAAAAATTCAGAAGAAATTCAATTCAAAGTCAGAGGGCAAAAAAGTATCAATGGCCGATCTTATCGTATTAGGCGGAAGCGCAGCGGTGGAAAAAGCAGCTAACGATGCAGGTTATGATATTGAAGTTCCCTTTACCCCTGGCCGCATGGATGCCACACAAGAGCAAACTGATGTGGAAGGTATGGCAGTGCTTGAGCCCATGGCTGATGGATTTCGTAGTTACCTAAAAACGCAATACGCTATCCCTACGGAGGCATTACTTGTAGACAAAGCTCAAATGCTAAATCTTACCGCTCCGGAAATGACAGTGCTCGTTGGTGGTATGCGCGCCTTAGATGCTAATTATGATCATAGCGGATATGGTATTTTGACCAGCACCCCTGGGACGCTTAACAATGATTTCTTTGTGAATCTATTGGACATGAGCACCAAATGGGAAGCCGCTTCAGAAAATAAAGAAATTTTTGAAGGAAAGGACCGAGCCACTGGCGAAACAAAATGGACTGCCACCCGAGCAGATCTTATTTTCGGATCTAACTCTGAACTCAGAGCTTTGGCCGAAGTATACGCCAGCAATGATGCTAAAGAAAAGTTTGTAAACGACTTTGTAGCAGCGTGGACCAAGGTGATGACCCTTGACCGATTTGACTTGCTATAA